A genomic stretch from Pristiophorus japonicus isolate sPriJap1 chromosome 6, sPriJap1.hap1, whole genome shotgun sequence includes:
- the LOC139265094 gene encoding ras-related protein Rab-39B, producing MEAIWVYQFRLIVIGDSTVGKSCLIRRFTEGRFAQVSDPTVGVDFFSRLVEIEPGKRIKLQIWDTAGQERFRSITRAYYRNSVGGLLLFDITNRRSFQNVHEWLEEAKVHVQPFQIVFVLVGHKCDLAAQRQVSKEEAEKLAAAYRMKYIETSARDSINVEQAFTDLTRDIYELVRRGDIMMQEGWEGVKSGFVPNVVHSSEEAVKSGRRCLC from the exons ATGGAGGCTATTTGGGTGTATCAGTTCAGGCTGATAGTCATTGGGGACTCCACCGTGGGAAAGTCATGCCTGATCCGTCGTTTCACCGAGGGGCGCTTTGCCCAAGTGTCAGACCCCACGGTTGGCGTGGATTTCTTCTCGAGGTTGGTGGAGATCGAGCCAGGAAAACGGATTAAGCTGCAGATTTGGGACACAGCTGGTCAGGAGAGATTCAG GTCCATAACTCGTGCGTACTACAGGAATTCAGTCGGAGGACTTCTCTTATTCGATATTACCAACCGCAGATCCTTCCAGAATGTGCACGAGTGGTTGGAAGAGGCCAAAGTTCATGTCCAGCCATTCCAGATCGTTTTTGTGCTGGTCGGCCATAAATGTGACCTGGCAGCCCAGCGGCAAGTGTCAAAGGAGGAGGCAGAAAAGCTTGCCGCTGCTTACCGGATGAAATATATTGAGACGTCTGCAAGAGATTCCATCAACGTTGAACAGGCCTTCACCGATCTGACGAGGGATATTTATGAACTTGTCAGGAGGGGGGACATTATGATGCAAGAGGGATGGGAAGGAGTGAAGAGTGGCTTTGTTCCAAATgtggttcactcatcagaggaagcTGTCAAATCAGGCAGGAGATGCCTTTGCTAA